The window GAATTCTCAATACGGTCTCCTCTGAGAACCTCCCCCAAATTCTCAGCATTGTTCAAGATCTTAGGAGGCTTACAGTAATTCAGATAGTAGTAGTCATAAGGAAGTTGTGTCTTGGTGGACGACAATTTGTTCACTTTAACATAAAGAGGATCACCCTGTTCCAGAccagacaaaaacaacaaatcaagagCTGAATAGCCAAGTTACTAGTACAGCCAAAAAAGAAGATGTGAAAACACAAGTTTCAAGTGCAGATCTATGGATTTTGCtgactataattttttttatgcattATCTTAAACTTTCATCATGACTTAAATGGTTCAAGAATCTGTAAATCTCATAGACAGATCCCACTAGACGAAAGAAAAGGAGATTCAAATCATCAGAAACACAGAGGAAGGAACTTCAATTAGAAACACACAGATCTCTACATCCCATAAAGACACTTCAAAATACTCAAACGACCCTCTCTCTACACACATGACGGTGCCACTTTCGTTTCTGAATATCACATAGCCAAGATATAGaacaaatatacaaaacttCAAACTTAAAGTTTCTGTGTTCTCAAGAAATTTCATCAACCCACTCAAATAGTAGCTAGCTATCAACACAAACGGTGACCAAAATTTCAACGAGACGTAAATGAAACCACACGCCAAAAGAGATCGAGGTTCTCATCGGAAACACGAGATCGgggaaaggaaagaaaaaaaaacaaaaaaacaaaaagagcttACCTTCTGGAAATCGCGAGGAGCGACTCCGGGGAGATAGAAGGCatgagataaagagaaagagaggaaagagaggaaTAGAGTCGCGTAGAATCGAAAGCTACTTcctttcgtcttcttcatctttgttttcttctgtttaaTCTCTCCTCAGAGCCAGAGGTTCTCTTCTTCAGATGAAAGTAGCCGGAGCTAAATTATAAAGAAAgcgtttttattttacaaaagatgACGAAAGGTGTTCACCATATACGACGTCGTTTCAATGTTTGGATAGCTTACTAATAAGAAAgtgtataaataagatttttcaaataagtagatgcttttttttttttttttaaatcttttgtcAACTTAAGAGCAAAAGATTTGAAATAATTTCCTTTACTTGTATGACATTTGTTAATCTTTTCTTGAACATTTGTTATGTTGGGAACATAGAGAATAATATTATTGGGAATTTAAGATTGCAATATCTTATGCAGATCACTTATTTCTAGACAagaatttagattttgtactaCATTTAAACTccaaaattaaatgtaaaatacagAAGtgtttttaattgctttaaTGAACAAGAattaagaagcttcatgtcTAAGCAAAGAGATATAATGTATATTGGTTGTGGGATGCTTAAGTTTGGGTAAGTACAATATGGCTTTACTCTCAAGAAATAACTTGAGCtttaaaatttctatagaatataaatcattcattaaGTAAAGTTAGTTGATTGATTATGATAATGACATTAATAAACaggatttttttaaaagttagtttatctttttatttgtatgacctcatgtaaaaaaaatgcatttgtaaagagaaaattatgttgagtaaaaaacaaaacggtgcgttttataatatgttttttttttaaataataataaaacgatGCGTTTTGATGCCGCCGGCAAATGAaataaggagaaaaaaaagtgaCTGAGAAAgtcaaagaaaccaaaccacCATGGAAATCGAAGGTGAAGACGGCACGAAGCTCTTACTGAAGGCCGGAGTAAAGTCTGTGTTCGGAAGAGGAGCGGGATTCAAAACCGAAGATCTATCAGTGTCACGCCGCCACGTATCGTTCGAGTTAAAATCCGCCGCCGCCGGAACCGAACGGTCTGAATCCGGTAGGGTTTACTTCGAGGTTCTCGGGAGGAATCCGGTCTGGGTAAAGACGGGTGAACCGGGCGAAAAGATCCGAGCTTTACGGAAATCAGAGACGGGAGAGATCGCCGGCGGAGATCGGTTTTGTGTATCGGGTCATAACCCAATTTGGTTCACTTTGAAGAAGAGACGCGATGAAGTTATGGAAGAAAGAGCATTGGATAGTGAAAGCGAATTGGGTGTTATAGATATCTCGGATACTGACCCTGTTAAAGGTGATCAATTTTGCACTTTGATGTCTTTATCTCTAAAGTAATACAAAGTTTGGGGGAACATTGGCGCTTAGTGAATGAGTCTCAATGTGTATGTGGTGTTGCAGAGTTTGGATTTCTTGTGATTGGGAAAGAGTTTGATCAGTATCCAAAGAGTAGGATGCGTGATGTAAAGCAATGGGACTGGTTTTTAGAAGATTCCACGAAAGGAAatagcgatgatgatgatggtgagggAGATAAGAAGGGAAGGAAAGGGTTAAGCAAAAAGAGAAGTAGGAAGAAAGgaaatgaggatgatgatgatgattggagTGTTGAAAGTGATGAAGATAAAGAGTTGATTGTGAAGTCGAAAAGAGTTTTGACTCCTACTTATTCTACTAGATCCAAAAAGAAGACTAAGAAAGATACAAGCGgaggtagtagtagtagtactcaAACGAAACAGCGTGGAAGAGTGGAttctgaagatgatgatgatgatgaaacattGGGAGGCTTCATTGttagtgatgaagaagataagttagaagaagaagacgaatcaaatgtagaagaagatcttgatgaagatgaagacgaagaactTGACTAAACCTAATATGTAAGCAAAGCTAATCTTCTTGTTTTCTAGAACtacacaatattttgttcaATCCTATGatgatgtgtgtgtgtatgtgagAGCTGAGGTTTTTGAAATCTCCTAAAGACTTACTAAACCTGAAATGTAAGCAAAGCTAatcttcttgttgttttctaGAACTACACAATCGTTTGTTCAGTcgtatgatttgtgtttgtgtgtgtgtatattagAAGAGCTGAAATTTTTGatcttatgatatatatattgttcagTTGTATGCTTACTTTTGAAATTCTCTACAACATTGCTGCTTCTGCAACAGTGCAACCCCAGTTTTGATTGCTTTAAACGATGCCGTTTGCCTTTCTGTTATTTGGCAGTTCATGGTACCCCAC is drawn from Camelina sativa cultivar DH55 chromosome 1, Cs, whole genome shotgun sequence and contains these coding sequences:
- the LOC104778435 gene encoding protein bfr2-like, which produces MEIEGEDGTKLLLKAGVKSVFGRGAGFKTEDLSVSRRHVSFELKSAAAGTERSESGRVYFEVLGRNPVWVKTGEPGEKIRALRKSETGEIAGGDRFCVSGHNPIWFTLKKRRDEVMEERALDSESELGVIDISDTDPVKEFGFLVIGKEFDQYPKSRMRDVKQWDWFLEDSTKGNSDDDDGEGDKKGRKGLSKKRSRKKGNEDDDDDWSVESDEDKELIVKSKRVLTPTYSTRSKKKTKKDTSGGSSSSTQTKQRGRVDSEDDDDDETLGGFIVSDEEDKLEEEDESNVEEDLDEDEDEELD